DNA from Devosia yakushimensis:
CCGGTCAAGATCGGCCAGCTGCAGCGCTACGCCACCGATATCGCCATGTTCCACGGCGCCCAATTCTTCGAGCGCGCCGAACCGACCGGCAAGACCATTGCCGTGGTCGGCGCCGGCCCCGCCGGCCTTGCCGCCGCCCATCGCCTCGCCGTTAGAGGTCATGATGTCGTGATGTTTGACGCCCGCCCCAAATCGGGGGGCCTCAACGAATATGGCATCGCTTCCTATAAGAGCACCGATGGCTTTGCCCAGCGCGAGGTCGATTACGTCACCGCCATTGGCGGCATCACCATCGAGAATGACAAGGCACTGGGCCGCGATTTCTCGCTGGAAGATTTGCAGGCTAAATATAGCGCCGTGTTCCTGGGCATGGGCCTGGGCGGCGTTAATGCGCTCAGGGCCGAGAATGAGGACGCGTCTGGCGTCGCCAATGCCGTCGATTTCATCGCCGAACTGCGTCAGGCCACCGATCTGGCCAATCTCGCCGTAGGCCGCCGCGTCGTTGTCATCGGCGGCGGCATGACGGCGGTGGACGCCGCCGTGCAGTCCAAGCTGCTCGGCGCCGAAGAGGTGACCATGGTCTATCGCCGCGGCAAGGAACAGATGAGCGCCTCGGAATTCGAGCAGGACCTGGCGGCTGCCAAGGGCGTCACCATTCGCCACTGGATGGCCCCCAAACGCGTGCTCACCGATGGCGAAAAGGTCACCGGGATCGAATTGGCCTATACCGCCCTGGTCGATGACAAATTGGTCGAAACCGGCGAAGTCGTTTCCATCCCGGCCGATCAGGTATTCAAGGCCATTGGACAAACCCTTGCCAGCGACGGCGGCGGGCTCGAATTGTCAGGCGGCAAGATCGCGGTCGACGACCAGGGCCGCACCTCGCTGCGCGGCGTCTGGGCCGGCGGGGATTGCGCCACGGGCGGCGACGATCTGACTGTCACCGCCGTTGCCGAGGGCCGCGACGCGGCCGAGAGTATTCACGCTTACCTTGCCGGAGGCTCCAATGGCTGATCTGCGCAATAATTTCGTCGGCATCAAATCGCCTAATCCATTCTGGCTGGCTTCGGCTCCGCCCACCGACAAGGCCTATAATGTCGAGCGCGCCTTCAAGGCGGGCTGGGGCGGTGTGGTCTGGAAGACGCTGGGCGAAGAAGGCCCCCCGGTCGTCAACGTCAACGGCCCCCGCTATGGCGCCATTTTCGGCGCCGACCGGCGCCTGCTCGGCCTCAACAATATCGAGCTGATCACTGACCGGCCGCTGCAGGTCAATCTGCAGGAAATGAAGCAGGTCAAGATGAACTGGCCCGACCGCGCTTTGATCGCCTCGATCATGGTGCCCTGCGAGGAAGACGCCTGGAAAGCCATTCTGCCGCTGGTGGAAGAAACCGGCGCCGATGGCATCGAGCTCAATTTCGGCTGCCCGCATGGCATGAGCGAACGCGGCATGGGCGCCGCTGTCGGCCAGGTGCCCGAATATATCGAAATGGTGGTGCGCTGGTGCAAGCAATATACCCGCATGCCGGTGATCACCAAGCTCACGCCGAACATCACCGACATCCGCAAACCCGCCCGCGCCGCCAAGGCCGGCGGCACCGATGCGGTCTCTTTGATCAACACCATCAAT
Protein-coding regions in this window:
- a CDS encoding NAD(P)-dependent oxidoreductase, whose product is MAQGVLKQGIAPGRLEPQQYKSNFADLHPPLDRHEAYVEADRCYFCYDAPCMNACPTAIDIPLFIREIATGNPMGAAETIFEQNILGGMCARVCPTEQLCEEACVREEAEGKPVKIGQLQRYATDIAMFHGAQFFERAEPTGKTIAVVGAGPAGLAAAHRLAVRGHDVVMFDARPKSGGLNEYGIASYKSTDGFAQREVDYVTAIGGITIENDKALGRDFSLEDLQAKYSAVFLGMGLGGVNALRAENEDASGVANAVDFIAELRQATDLANLAVGRRVVVIGGGMTAVDAAVQSKLLGAEEVTMVYRRGKEQMSASEFEQDLAAAKGVTIRHWMAPKRVLTDGEKVTGIELAYTALVDDKLVETGEVVSIPADQVFKAIGQTLASDGGGLELSGGKIAVDDQGRTSLRGVWAGGDCATGGDDLTVTAVAEGRDAAESIHAYLAGGSNG